Proteins found in one Micromonospora sp. WMMD1082 genomic segment:
- a CDS encoding MoxR family ATPase, with product MTIDPLAVDPTRAALQRLRAEVAKAVVGQDGVVSGLIVALLCRGHVLLEGVPGVAKTLLVRTVAAALDLTSRRVQFTPDLMPGDVTGSMVFDTRTAAFTFREGPVFTHLLLADEINRTPPKTQSALLEVMEERQVTVEGEQRALPDPFIVVATQNPVEYEGTYPLPEAQLDRFLIKLTVPLPSREEELGVLRAHHAGFDPRDLAAAGVRPVAGAADLVAARAAVGRVHVAEPLLGYVVDLCRGTRAAPALELGASPRGATALLGTAKAWAWLNGRDHVVPDDVKAMARPTLRHRLRLRPEAELDGVDVDPVLDAVLATVPAPR from the coding sequence ATGACCATCGACCCGCTCGCCGTCGACCCCACGCGGGCCGCGCTGCAACGGTTGCGCGCCGAGGTCGCCAAGGCGGTCGTGGGGCAGGACGGCGTGGTCAGCGGCCTGATCGTCGCCCTGCTCTGCCGTGGCCACGTCCTGCTGGAGGGCGTACCGGGGGTGGCCAAGACGCTGTTGGTGCGTACGGTGGCCGCCGCGCTGGACCTGACGTCGCGGCGGGTGCAGTTCACCCCCGACCTGATGCCCGGTGACGTCACCGGCTCGATGGTCTTCGACACGCGCACCGCGGCGTTCACCTTCCGCGAGGGGCCGGTCTTCACCCACCTGCTGCTCGCCGACGAGATCAACCGGACCCCGCCGAAGACCCAGTCCGCGTTGCTGGAGGTTATGGAGGAACGGCAGGTCACCGTCGAGGGCGAGCAGCGCGCCCTGCCCGACCCGTTCATCGTCGTCGCCACCCAGAACCCGGTGGAGTACGAGGGCACCTACCCGCTGCCCGAGGCCCAGCTGGACCGCTTCCTGATCAAACTCACCGTGCCGCTGCCGAGCCGGGAGGAGGAACTGGGTGTGCTCCGTGCCCACCACGCCGGCTTCGATCCACGGGACCTGGCCGCCGCCGGCGTACGCCCGGTGGCCGGCGCGGCCGATCTCGTCGCTGCTCGCGCGGCGGTCGGTCGGGTGCATGTCGCCGAGCCCCTGCTCGGCTACGTCGTCGACCTGTGCCGGGGCACCCGGGCCGCCCCCGCGCTGGAGTTGGGCGCCTCGCCGCGCGGCGCGACCGCCCTGCTCGGCACCGCCAAGGCGTGGGCCTGGCTGAACGGGCGCGACCACGTGGTGCCGGACGACGTCAAGGCGATGGCCCGGCCCACCCTGCGGCACCGGCTGCGGCTGCGCCCGGAGGCCGAACTCGACGGCGTCGACGTGGATCCGGTCCTGGACGCGGTGCTGGCCACCGTGCCGGCTCCGCGATGA